The genomic segment GTAGGCGGAAAGCACGAGGGGTATCTGGACCGGCGGGAGTTTCTCGACGCAGAAGGAAACGTGACGGTCAAGGAAGGTGAGACCATCCGGGCCTATTTCCTCTCATCCCAGCACAATGAGAAACTGTTTTCGACGAAAATCAGCAGCGGCGAAGCGAGCCGGACCTTTCTTGCGGATGCGGCACACAGCGGGATTCCCGTGGAGGGACTCGTCGAAAAAGAGGTCAAGGGCGGCTTCGAGATCAAGGTGGCCGGCGATAC from the bacterium genome contains:
- a CDS encoding S1 RNA-binding domain-containing protein, whose protein sequence is MEETNQKMEEAGGEKSFAELLDESGTDQGWLKPGQRVEAVIVKVTPEWVFIDVGGKHEGYLDRREFLDAEGNVTVKEGETIRAYFLSSQHNEKLFSTKISSGEASRTFLADAAHSGIPVEGLVEKEVKGGFEIKVAGDT